A genomic region of Strigops habroptila isolate Jane chromosome 20, bStrHab1.2.pri, whole genome shotgun sequence contains the following coding sequences:
- the RAB8A gene encoding ras-related protein Rab-8A isoform X2, with product MAKTYDYLFKLLLIGDSGVGKTCALFRFSEDAFNATFISTIGIDFKIRTIELDGKKIKLQIWDTAGQERFRTITTAYYRGAMGIMLVYDITNEKSFENIRNWVRNIKEHASPDVEKMILGNKCDANDKRQVSREQGEKLAASFGIKFMETSAKANINIENAFFTLARDIKAKMDKKLEGNSPQGSNQGVKITPDQQKKSSFFRCVLL from the exons ATGGCGAAGACGTACGATTACCTGTTCAAGCTGCTGCTCATCGGCGACTCCGGCGTGGGCAAGACGTGCGCGCTCTTCCGCTTCTCCGAGGACGCCTTCAACGCCACCTTCATCTCCACCATCG GTATTGACTTTAAAATCAGAACTATAGAGCTGGACGGCAAGAAAATTAAGCTGCAGATATG GGACACCGCCGGGCAGGAGCGATTTCGAACCATCACAACCGCCTACTACCGGGGAGCGATG GGCATTATGTTAGTCTATGACATCACCAATGAGAAATCGTTTGAGAACATTCGGAACTGGGTCAGGAATATCAAAGAG CACGCCTCGCCGGACGTCGAGAAGATGATCTTGGGGAACAAATGCGATGCAAATGACAAAAGACAAGTGTCCAGAGAGCAAGGGGAGAAG CTCGCTGCCAGCTTCGGAATTAAGTTCATGGAGACCAGCGCAAAGGCAAATATAAACATAGAGAAC GCATTTTTCACTCTGGCAAGAGATATCAAAGCAAAAATGGACAAGAAGTTG GAAGGCAACAGCCCCCAGGGCAGCAACCAGGGCGTCAAAATCACACCAgaccagcaaaagaaaagcagctttttccgATGTGTTCTTCTGTGA
- the RAB8A gene encoding ras-related protein Rab-8A isoform X1, with the protein MAKTYDYLFKLLLIGDSGVGKTCALFRFSEDAFNATFISTIGIDFKIRTIELDGKKIKLQIWDTAGQERFRTITTAYYRGAMGIMLVYDITNEKSFENIRNWVRNIKEHASPDVEKMILGNKCDANDKRQVSREQGEKLAASFGIKFMETSAKANINIENAFFTLARDIKAKMDKKLVSNFYFIHIVFQWDKPKAKECIGSILWSFTWGMHQMLEEFILSFAKLRSDLGLSTTVPALQEVAAMGEVFHE; encoded by the exons ATGGCGAAGACGTACGATTACCTGTTCAAGCTGCTGCTCATCGGCGACTCCGGCGTGGGCAAGACGTGCGCGCTCTTCCGCTTCTCCGAGGACGCCTTCAACGCCACCTTCATCTCCACCATCG GTATTGACTTTAAAATCAGAACTATAGAGCTGGACGGCAAGAAAATTAAGCTGCAGATATG GGACACCGCCGGGCAGGAGCGATTTCGAACCATCACAACCGCCTACTACCGGGGAGCGATG GGCATTATGTTAGTCTATGACATCACCAATGAGAAATCGTTTGAGAACATTCGGAACTGGGTCAGGAATATCAAAGAG CACGCCTCGCCGGACGTCGAGAAGATGATCTTGGGGAACAAATGCGATGCAAATGACAAAAGACAAGTGTCCAGAGAGCAAGGGGAGAAG CTCGCTGCCAGCTTCGGAATTAAGTTCATGGAGACCAGCGCAAAGGCAAATATAAACATAGAGAAC GCATTTTTCACTCTGGCAAGAGATATCAAAGCAAAAATGGACAAGAAGTTGGTGAGTAACTTTTATTTCATCCACATTGTATTTCAATGGGACAAACCCAAAGCCAAAGAGTGTATAGGAAGTATTTTGTGGTCTTTTACATGGGGAATGCACCAAATGTTAGAGGAATTCATTCTTAGTTTTGCCAAGCTACGCTCTGACCTTGGCTTATCAACAACTGTCCCTGCATTGCAGGAGGTGGCTGCAATGGGTGAGGTTTTCCATGAATAA
- the TPM4 gene encoding tropomyosin alpha-4 chain isoform X1 yields the protein MEAIKKKMQMLKLDKENAIDRAEQAETDKKAAEDKCKQVEDELVALQKKLKGTEDELDKYSEALKDAQEKLEQAEKKATDAEGEVAALNRRIQLVEEELDRAQERLATALQKLEEAEKAADESERGMKVIENRAMKDEEKMEIQEMQLKEAKHIAEEADRKYEEVARKLVILEGELERAEERAEVSEVKCSDLEEELKNVTNNLKSLEAQSEKYSEKEDKYEEEIKILSDKLKEAETRAEFAERTVAKLEKSIDDLEEKLTQAKEENLGLHQTLDQTLNELNCI from the exons ATGGAAGCTATCAAGAAAAAGATGCAGATGTTGAAGTTAGACAAGGAGAATGCCATCGACAGAGCAGAACAGGCTGAAACAGATAAGAAGGCAGCTGAGGACAAATGCAAACag GTAGAGGATGAGCTGGTAGCACTGCAGAAGAAGTTGAAAGGAACCGAAGATGAGCTGGATAAGTACTCCGAGGCGCTCAAGGATGCCCAGGAAAAACTAGAGCAGGCTGAGAAGAAAGCCACTGAT GCTGAAGGGGAGGTGGCGGCTCTGAACAGGCGTATCCAGCTCGTGGAAGAGGAGCTGGATCGTGCCCAGGAGCGGCTGGCCACAGCCTTGCAGAAACTGGAGGAGGCTGAGAAGGCAGCGGATGAGAGCGAGCG AGGAATGAAGGTTATTGAGAACAGAGCaatgaaagatgaagagaaaatggaaatccAGGAAATGCAGCTGAAGGAGGCCAAGCACATCGCCGAAGAGGCTGACCGCAAATACGAAGAG GTTGCCCGTAAACTGGTTATTTTGGAGGGTGAACTGGAAAGAGCTGAAGAGCGTGCAGAGGTGTCTGAAGT taAATGTAGTGACCTTGAAGAGGAGTTAAAGAATGTCACTAACAACCTGAAGTCTTTGGAAGCTCAATCTGAAAAG TACTcggaaaaagaagataaatacGAAGAAGAAATCAAGATTCTCTCTGACAAGCTTAAAGAA GCTGAAACTCGTGCTGAATTTGCAGAGAGAACTGTTGCCAAACTGGAAAAGTCTATTGATGACCTGGAAG aAAAACTCACCCAAGCCAAAGAGGAGAACCTGGGCTTGCACCAGACACTGGACCAGACACTCAACGAGCTGAACTGTATATGA
- the TPM4 gene encoding tropomyosin alpha-4 chain isoform X3: MAAPSSLEAVKRKIQCLQQQADEAEDRAQVLQRELDLERDLREKAEGEVAALNRRIQLVEEELDRAQERLATALQKLEEAEKAADESERGMKVIENRAMKDEEKMEIQEMQLKEAKHIAEEADRKYEEVARKLVILEGELERAEERAEVSEVKCSDLEEELKNVTNNLKSLEAQSEKYSEKEDKYEEEIKILSDKLKEAETRAEFAERTVAKLEKSIDDLEEKLTQAKEENLGLHQTLDQTLNELNCI, from the exons ATGGCCGCGCCGAGCTCCCTGGAAGCGGTGAAGAGGAAGATCCAGTGCCTGCAGCAACAGGCGGATGAGGCGGAGGATCGCGCCCAGGTCCTCCAGCGGGAGCTGGACCTGGAACGGGACCTGCGGGAGAAA GCTGAAGGGGAGGTGGCGGCTCTGAACAGGCGTATCCAGCTCGTGGAAGAGGAGCTGGATCGTGCCCAGGAGCGGCTGGCCACAGCCTTGCAGAAACTGGAGGAGGCTGAGAAGGCAGCGGATGAGAGCGAGCG AGGAATGAAGGTTATTGAGAACAGAGCaatgaaagatgaagagaaaatggaaatccAGGAAATGCAGCTGAAGGAGGCCAAGCACATCGCCGAAGAGGCTGACCGCAAATACGAAGAG GTTGCCCGTAAACTGGTTATTTTGGAGGGTGAACTGGAAAGAGCTGAAGAGCGTGCAGAGGTGTCTGAAGT taAATGTAGTGACCTTGAAGAGGAGTTAAAGAATGTCACTAACAACCTGAAGTCTTTGGAAGCTCAATCTGAAAAG TACTcggaaaaagaagataaatacGAAGAAGAAATCAAGATTCTCTCTGACAAGCTTAAAGAA GCTGAAACTCGTGCTGAATTTGCAGAGAGAACTGTTGCCAAACTGGAAAAGTCTATTGATGACCTGGAAG aAAAACTCACCCAAGCCAAAGAGGAGAACCTGGGCTTGCACCAGACACTGGACCAGACACTCAACGAGCTGAACTGTATATGA
- the TPM4 gene encoding tropomyosin alpha-4 chain isoform X2, which yields MEAIKKKMQMLKLDKENAIDRAEQAETDKKAAEDKCKQVEDELVALQKKLKGTEDELDKYSEALKDAQEKLEQAEKKATDAEGEVAALNRRIQLVEEELDRAQERLATALQKLEEAEKAADESERGMKVIENRAMKDEEKMEIQEMQLKEAKHIAEEADRKYEEVARKLVILEGELERAEERAEVSEVKCSDLEEELKNVTNNLKSLEAQSEKYSEKEDKYEEEIKILSDKLKEAETRAEFAERTVAKLEKSIDDLEDELYAQKLKYKAISEELDHALNDMTSL from the exons ATGGAAGCTATCAAGAAAAAGATGCAGATGTTGAAGTTAGACAAGGAGAATGCCATCGACAGAGCAGAACAGGCTGAAACAGATAAGAAGGCAGCTGAGGACAAATGCAAACag GTAGAGGATGAGCTGGTAGCACTGCAGAAGAAGTTGAAAGGAACCGAAGATGAGCTGGATAAGTACTCCGAGGCGCTCAAGGATGCCCAGGAAAAACTAGAGCAGGCTGAGAAGAAAGCCACTGAT GCTGAAGGGGAGGTGGCGGCTCTGAACAGGCGTATCCAGCTCGTGGAAGAGGAGCTGGATCGTGCCCAGGAGCGGCTGGCCACAGCCTTGCAGAAACTGGAGGAGGCTGAGAAGGCAGCGGATGAGAGCGAGCG AGGAATGAAGGTTATTGAGAACAGAGCaatgaaagatgaagagaaaatggaaatccAGGAAATGCAGCTGAAGGAGGCCAAGCACATCGCCGAAGAGGCTGACCGCAAATACGAAGAG GTTGCCCGTAAACTGGTTATTTTGGAGGGTGAACTGGAAAGAGCTGAAGAGCGTGCAGAGGTGTCTGAAGT taAATGTAGTGACCTTGAAGAGGAGTTAAAGAATGTCACTAACAACCTGAAGTCTTTGGAAGCTCAATCTGAAAAG TACTcggaaaaagaagataaatacGAAGAAGAAATCAAGATTCTCTCTGACAAGCTTAAAGAA GCTGAAACTCGTGCTGAATTTGCAGAGAGAACTGTTGCCAAACTGGAAAAGTCTATTGATGACCTGGAAG ACGAGCTCTACGCTCAGAAGCTGAAGTACAAAGCCATCAGCGAGGAGCTTGACCATGCTCTCAACGACATGACCTCTCTGTGA
- the TPM4 gene encoding tropomyosin alpha-4 chain isoform X4 translates to MAAPSSLEAVKRKIQCLQQQADEAEDRAQVLQRELDLERDLREKAEGEVAALNRRIQLVEEELDRAQERLATALQKLEEAEKAADESERGMKVIENRAMKDEEKMEIQEMQLKEAKHIAEEADRKYEEVARKLVILEGELERAEERAEVSEVKCSDLEEELKNVTNNLKSLEAQSEKYSEKEDKYEEEIKILSDKLKEAETRAEFAERTVAKLEKSIDDLEDELYAQKLKYKAISEELDHALNDMTSL, encoded by the exons ATGGCCGCGCCGAGCTCCCTGGAAGCGGTGAAGAGGAAGATCCAGTGCCTGCAGCAACAGGCGGATGAGGCGGAGGATCGCGCCCAGGTCCTCCAGCGGGAGCTGGACCTGGAACGGGACCTGCGGGAGAAA GCTGAAGGGGAGGTGGCGGCTCTGAACAGGCGTATCCAGCTCGTGGAAGAGGAGCTGGATCGTGCCCAGGAGCGGCTGGCCACAGCCTTGCAGAAACTGGAGGAGGCTGAGAAGGCAGCGGATGAGAGCGAGCG AGGAATGAAGGTTATTGAGAACAGAGCaatgaaagatgaagagaaaatggaaatccAGGAAATGCAGCTGAAGGAGGCCAAGCACATCGCCGAAGAGGCTGACCGCAAATACGAAGAG GTTGCCCGTAAACTGGTTATTTTGGAGGGTGAACTGGAAAGAGCTGAAGAGCGTGCAGAGGTGTCTGAAGT taAATGTAGTGACCTTGAAGAGGAGTTAAAGAATGTCACTAACAACCTGAAGTCTTTGGAAGCTCAATCTGAAAAG TACTcggaaaaagaagataaatacGAAGAAGAAATCAAGATTCTCTCTGACAAGCTTAAAGAA GCTGAAACTCGTGCTGAATTTGCAGAGAGAACTGTTGCCAAACTGGAAAAGTCTATTGATGACCTGGAAG ACGAGCTCTACGCTCAGAAGCTGAAGTACAAAGCCATCAGCGAGGAGCTTGACCATGCTCTCAACGACATGACCTCTCTGTGA